TAGTTGGTCTGCCTAATGGTCGAAAAGTATAACCCAGAAAGTCAAATCTTACACTTCGATGTGCTTCAGTATGTATATGATTTTTGCAGTAAACTATACGCGTCTTTTCCTCATTCAGCATCAACCGACAATCTATCATCCTCCTGGTAATTGCACCTTTGATGAAATTTGCCTGTTTTTCTGTCGTACAGTGTATAATTGCATCGTCACAATACCGTTCAAAAGGCATGTTTGAGTGATTCTTTTCCATCCATTTATCAAATACAAAGTGAAGGAAGATGTTAGCTAGTAGCGGGCTTATTACTCCTCCCTGAGGAGTGCCCTTTTCCCCACGTCTAACTTCTCCGTTACACATAATTCCAGCCTTAAGCCATCGCTTAATATACATTAGAATCCATTTCTCTTTTGTATACCACTCGATTGCCTTCAACAACAGTTCGTGATCTATACTATCAAAAAACGCTCGAATATCAATATCAACCACCCAACTATAATAACCACACCGTGCAGTGGCTTTCTCCAAGGCCTGATGTGCATTCTTACCGGGACGATATCCATAACTATCCTCATGGAAGCTGCCTTCCACGATAGGTTCAAGATAATTTTTCACAACCTGTTGAGCTATGCGATCTGATATTGTAGGTATGCCAAGAATACGCACACCGCCAGATTTCTTTGGAATTTCAACGCTTTTCACAACTGGCGGGTAATAACATCCAGATGTCATTCTGTTCCAAATCCGGTATAGATTCTTTGACGCATCAATCGAAAAATCTTCTATACTTTCTCCGTCGATTCCACCACTTGCATTATTTTCCTTTACTTTCTTGTAAGCATCCAGTACCATTTTCTTGGTCACCGGATGTTGCTTTGTTTCATAATAATCAATCATCCATTTTACTGTTGTTGGTTTTATAAAACTAATCTGGCTAAGCCCTTCCCTCCACAGCCATTACAGCAGCTTCAATAGTACTACGACTTAGTCCGCCTCTGTACAGGATATTGGTATTTAACCTTGCGGTGTCTCCGCTTGAATTGTTCCCTTTGCACTCCTGTACAAATTCCCTTGTTCCATTAAATCGCCTGATTTAGTGTCCTGCTACCTATGTACCGCCTGTCATCTAGCCAACACCAGGTTACTGTCGCTAAACTTAATTTGTAGGTAAGAAACTGTTACCTGCTTTCGACAGAATAAGTGCGATATCGATACTTTACTATGGCAGTTCACTTTCGTTCAGCTCACTAAATCTTACCTGACAGATTAATTCTGCCTTTTCCCCTATCGCTCAACACCTTTTCCTTTCGTCCAAAGCATCATAGGGTGGTTTGTAAGGTATGCCTGTCATCCCTTACGGTGGGCCTGCCACCATCAATCTAACAGCATGTAACTTTTCATGTTACTTCAAGGCACACTGTCTCATCAGCCTGCAAATAGTCAGCGTTGAGTACTTCTGTTACCAGCGCTCTGTAAATAGGAGTAATTAACGCAGCTGTCTTAGCAAAACCATCACTCAGCGTTGAGTATGGTAGCTTTATACCATCTCTTTCCAGACGTTGTTGCTGGCGATGCACGGGGAGATGATCGCAGATCTTCTCAACAACCAGTTGAGCCAGTAAGCCTGGCCCCATCATCGATTTTGCAACTGGTAATGTTGGCAAAGGTCCAACAATAATTTTTGACGACGTCTCATCCGCAGATGGGAGAAGGTACTTGTTACGGATGTAACGGACTACATAAATTTCAGCGGGTTTGTATTCCAGCACTTCAGTTTCAGTGGTGCCAATATGTTTACTACCAGCTGGTATATGGTCCGGATCTATAATTACATCTTCTCTTCGTAAGTGAGATGGTATGGTATGACGGCTATCTCTCCCTTGAGTCGCATCTTGTTTTACAACTTTCACATAAGTCACCTTCTTTGCTTCTAACACGTTGCAAACAGCAGCAGATTGTTCTGTTGGAATATCGAGTGCCAGTTGATTCTTATCTGCGGGAATAAATCGCTCCTGGCGAACTCCGAAAATCATCTTCTTGAGCTGATTCAATTCATGCTGCAGCTGCTCAACCTTGTTGATGGCAGACTCATAGAGCTGTTTGTAATCATTATCTTCTGCTGACGTACTCATTGCAATTGCAATGTTATCACATGTAAATCAATTATTTGTTAGCGCGATGTTAATGATCGGCAGATTGTCGAAAATACCGCCTGCGGTACTGGACTTTATCCATCTGAATGCCTTGCAGAATAAGCATCAATTGTGTAGAAGTAAGCGAGGATTGTACGCCACCTGGTTTGGGAATCTCAAATGTTCCCTTCTCAAGCCGCTTGTAATAAATCGCAAATCCATCTTGCTGCCATTGAAGTAGCTTGATATGTGTAGCTCTGCGGTTAAAGAAAATATAGACATCTCCGGTTAAAGGATCCAGATGCATCTGTTGATTGACAATAGCCGCCAGTTTGTAAAAGCTATTACTTATCATGATTGGCCGAGTATACAGAAAATACCTGCATGAGGACGAGAGTGCCAGCATTTATTTACTGTTTAGTAGCTCTTTTAGCATGTCTGTATTGACCGCCGAATGAAAAATTATCCTGTTACCTGATAAAGATACCACCTCCGCGAATGGAAGTGCAATATCTGGTATACTCGCCTTAGAAGGTGTCAGCTGAATGAAATGTTTTCGTCTGGGAACTTTTGCAGGAGTGGCAAACTGCTTCCTCCAGTTCTTGAGCATGGAGACCGTGATTCCATGATTATCACAAAACACTTGCATCTTTACGTTTGACTGGCTCCATTGCATCGCGATATTCTTCTTCTCCGATATTGTAAATGAACGTATCGTGGAATTATTGGATGGTTGCATACAGCGCATATTTAAACAACGCAAACATAAACCCTCAGACTTACATGCCGAAGATGCTGTCTACCGGAACCTTACAAAACAGTATCTATATCGAGCAGAACTACAAAGCCTGCTTTGGAATGTTGATGCTGCAGAAGAAATATGGTTCAGACAGGTTAGAGGCTGCCTGCAATAGAGCATTGACTGGCACTCGCGTAAACTATACGCTCATTAAAAACATCCTTGAGAGAGGAATGGATAAATCGGTTCCTGCTTCAGAAGTATCATCTATACCTCTGCATGATAATATAAGAGGTAAAGACCACTATCAATAATCAGTAAATAATAAACAAAAATGAACACGGCACAAACACTCCAACAAATGCAATCACTTCGCCTACAGGGCATGTTCCAGGCGTATCAGACTCAATTAGACCTACCCATGAATCAACAACTTGAAGGTCATGACATGATTGCCCATCTGGTACAATCAGAAGAGCAAAATCGTCTTAATGAGAAGACCGCATATTACCTGAAACTGGCCAAGCTGCGTCTGCCAGCAACCATTGAACAAATAGATTGTAGTCCCAGACGCAATTTAAGCAAACAGCAGCTCGCACTACTAAGTGAGGGCCGCTATTTACAGCAGGGAGAGAATGTACTGATTACAGGCGCAACTGGTTGCGGAAAAAGCCACCTGGCATGTGCCTTAGGGCATCAGGCATGCCTTCAGGGTTATAAAACAACTTACTTGAACATGAACCGTCTTATTGAGAAGGTCACCTTATCTAAACTTGACGGATCCTACATTAAACTGCTCAATCACCTGGAACGACAAACCTTGATCGTGCTGGACGACTTTGGCTTAACGCCAATGACACAGGAAATCCGGCTTACATTGCTCCAACTACTTGAAGATCGCTATGGTAAGAAAAGCATCATCGTCACATCACAACTACCGGTCTCTAAATGGCATGAGTACATTAACGATCCAACGTTAGCTGATGCAATCCTTGACAGAATGACAGCAAATGCACATCGTATTGAACTAAAGGGAGACTCTATGAGGAGAAAAAAGGCATCTGAGAATCAGTAACACATCGTATTTTTACACAGCCTCAAGCTCTTACTTTTATTGCCTGCTTCGCAGGTGGGTCAACATCCCAGAATAGTGGGTCAACATGACCAGAATTTACAACAAGCAGCATGACAAGCAGAAATTGTCGAAACTCACAACAGATTCCCGTCTTAAATGCTCAATCGGGAAATTACAGACATTACTCTCAGCAGCCGAAAATCGGGCGCGTTTTAAATGGCAGATCTAAAAATGTAAACTTGTCAGTCCTGACAGGAGTACAGGAAAAATATCTGAAAATTTCTTCTCCCCCCTTTTCCCCTCTTATTACCTCTTTCTTTCTGCTCTCCCTGGAAACAGTTCATTTAAGACCACAACACTGTGCCACGGCACGCACATTGATCATCGTAAACCTATAACCCAAAAGCCACAACGATATGAAAATAGGATCTTACCTAAATAGAACAAAGGACAAAAGAATCTACTTTTATGATTATGGGCGGAAACCTGGACAACGACCAGGACTAGGAGTATTTACTTATGCCAAACCTAAGACCCAAACTGAAAAGAATCATAACAAGCAGGTATTAGATTTAATAGAGGTTAAGAAGAGCCAGACAATAATAGAGCAGCAGTCAATTGGCACTGCCTATATTCCCCAACATAAATTCAAGGCAAACTTTCTCGATTATTACGAAGAATACATTGAACAACATAAGGTCGATGGTAATCGAGCACTGCAAAATAGCTTTAAACCTCTAAAAAATGTATAGCCTAATAATTAGAGAAAAAATACTTTTATCAAGACTTACAAAGTAGCTAAACTCGTTATTATTATTTTAAGATAATACTACGTATTAAGATGATAGGATGTATATTTTTAATGCCGCACGACATGTACTAGTTAATACTTGATCTAGCACTTTTTTTGCTATAATTGGTGTCCGTTGTTTTGCTCTTAATCCTAATGCTATCAACTGCCTCTTTTAACGACAAATACTCGGTCTGCAATTGTATAGTTGTTCTTTCCGTTTTATACTGTCTTGTTCTAAGGCTATCAATCTGACTTGTTAACTGCTGAATGGCCTGATCAGGATGTGTTGATTTCTCCTTACCTATAAAAATGCTTGTTATAAAAAAAATTAGCCCTGCTAAACAGAAGAGAGCCTGCCAGTTAAATGCATCTTTGGTGGTGTGAATATACCAGTTTCCACTATAGCCGTCGACCCTTGCCTTATTAATTCCCTTCCCACCAGCAACTATACTTGCCACAAAGGAAATAAAGGACAAGCCAGCTAAAAAATAATACCAAAAATGAACCTCTCTTTTGTCAATTATAAAAACTGCAAAAGCCCCCAGCACTGTAATCATTGCCAACGCAGCACTTATTAGCTGCGAGCTAATTGTAATGCCGATATTTACGGCTTCTCTCTTATCTTCATTCATTATCCCCAGATTTCAATTCTTGTTGTACGAAGTTGTGTCCAGATACGATTTATAGCCTCCATAATTGCGTGACCGCTAATATCCTCCCCGAACTTCGTCACCGTGTTAAGCAATATTGTATTAATGTCCGATTTGATATCATCTATAAATCCCCTGAACTCTTTATTTGGGTAAAGGTTATTTCTGGATGTTCCTAAAACTTCGAGTACTGGCCTGATGATAAGTTGATGAAAATTCACAAGCAAGAAATACCGGGCATCTGCTCTTAGATGCCTGGCATTAACTGACTTGTCTATCGCATCAATCAACTCCTGTATTAAGCTTGCCTCTGTTATGCGCTCACCGCCAAGGGAAAACATTTCACTCCCCAAATACTTTCGATGATCGGTTAGGCTGTCAATGCTTACAGACGAGCTATATGTCTCATATAATCCTTGATAAGCATTATTGAATTCTTTATTCATAGTACAGTAACTAGTGTTATAGCTATGTAAATTAATGATTTTTCCAACGCTTTATCACCACCGACTCAAATGATTTTATTTAACGAACACATGCAATCGTTTAAATTAAAAATGTATATTGTGATATTGGCCTCCAAAGAACTATCAATTCCCATATATCAAACCAATGACTACTTACATAATTTTAAGCTCTCTTTTAACCATTTTACTATTAATTATCTGCGGCTATTTACTCTATCGGCAAAAAGAGGTAGAGAGTAGTATAAACACAAGCGTAACAACCAGAAATACTTCAAATCTTCATACAAACCCTATTAACTGGAAGGTGCGTCTCCTTATTATTATTGCAATAATTCTTGTAATAGGCTCGTTTTTCGCCCCCATTATATTTACCCGATCTGCTGCCAGCACAGATCTTATCTTTTTGCAAACTGGTCAAATTGGTGATACTATTGGAGGTTTAATGAACCCATTTATCACCATAGCCGGTGTAATTGTAACGGGGCTCGCGTTCTACATTCAGTACAAAGCCAATCTTCAGCAAAGAGAACTCTTTATGCTGGAGCTGGCAGAAAACAAAGATCAGTTGCAGAAGCAGATTGAGAATCAAAACAACCAAAATAAGATTCAACAGTTTGAATCACAATTTTACGAGATGCTAAAACTGCATAGAGAAAACGTAACTGAAATGAAGATTGAAGGCCGATAATCCTGTAGTACCAACAATAGGTAGGAAGGTAATGATATTCGAGGGAGACAGTATTGATTATTATGGAATCTTAGTTTATCAGTCTGATACTATAGATCAAAAGATCACCACTGTTCGGAATCATTTGAAAAATAATGGCTTTAAAAACACAGAAATCTTTCTTTCGACGGAAAGTAAATATTATCTGATTGTTTATGGTTTTGCTTGCCTTGGTAATAAGACTAAGAGGGTAACGCAGCGAATAAAGAAATTGATGAATAAGGAAGAACTGCCGATTAAACCCATCGATTTGACAACCATATCCCAAGAAGGATTTGTTGTTCATCCACCTACCTCCAATTCAATATTCCAATATTTTAAACCGCGAATACTAGTTGCCGAAAAATCCTAGTATCACAATAATCGAGGTCAAAGGCGTAATTTTTCGCACACCGGAAAAATGTAAACTGTTAATAACCAGAACCAGTTGGTTCAATAACACTCCGCCACTGGGCACGAAAAATAGGGAATCCGCTCTAGTAGCGGATTCCCTATTTTATGTAATTTCCCTCTATTTTTTATTAATTGATTGTCAATCCATAACAGGTTCGATTATCGTTCATCTCTTGTAGCAGAGATTCAGCCCCATTTCCTGTCTTATTTTCTATTTCTCAATACTAAACATAATAGACTTGAAAAACCGGTTTTTTCCCCATAGAAGTTTGTTTTTCCATTAAAGCGAAATACTTAAATTCGTAATCGCTAAGTTTCCATCTTTGCTCTGTTGTCTTATTTTGATTTTAAATAACTAATCACGGCGTTTTTATATCAACTTTCATATTCCCGAATAAAACTTTATAACTAACTATCAACCTGAACCTTTAAAGAGGCTATTTTCTAGATCATTTACAAATGAACACAACAATTATTTATTGAAAGTAGCAGTTCAAAGAAAAATGGGGCTATCATAAAAGAAATTACAACTAGCTCACCTAACTTAAATTCGTCCAATATACATAAAGACTTCGGGGAGCTATAAGATCAACTATTAACTGTTGATCTAACAGTTCCGTCTGAAGTGGATATATAGATTATAAGCATATAAAATTTCGTAGAAATCGAAAAACTAAACCCCTTAAAAATAGATGTATGGTAGATTTTAAAAAGAAACTAGGCAAAAAAGAACCCGAAAAGAAAACTGATCCCATTGAAATTTATAAAAACTTAGATCGCAGCAGCATAACGGGACCGTTAAGACCCGGACAGGAGAAAATTTTATCTACGTGGTATCAATCTCATGTCAATGATAAAGACCTGATTATTAAACTTCATACAGGAGAAGGTAAAACACTCATAGGCCTATTAATACTTCTCTCGAAGTTAAATAACGGGTTAGGTCCTGCACTATACGTTTGCCCGAATGTTTATCTCGTACAGCAGGCATGTGCTGAAGCAGCAAAATTTGGGATTCCATTTTGCGTTATTGGGGATGACGGGGTTCCAGCAGAATTCTTGGATGGTCAACGTATTTTAATAACTCATATCCAAAAATTATTTAACGGTAAGAGTATTTTCGGTATCGGGAACAACTACACTCCCATAAAAAATATAATTCTAGATGATTCACACGCATGCATAGACGCAATAAAAAGTTCTTTCACTATAACCTTAAAACGCGGCTCTAATAAAGCATACGAAAAATTCACAGCTCTGTTCGATGAAGATGTTAATAAGCAAGGTGAAGGCCGCTGGCTTGAAATAAAAGATGGTGACAATGACTCTATTATGCCAATACCATATTGGGCGTGGATAGAAAGAAAAGACGAAGTACTGTCTATATTAAATGAATTCAAGGAATTAGACGAGGTAAAGTTTGTATGGCCCATCATAAGAGATCGCATCGCCGACTGTCAAGCCTTTATAACAGGCAGTCAAATTGAAATTTCTCCATATTTTGTTCCATTACATGAATTTAACTCTTTTAATAAAGCAGAACAACGAATACTAATGTCAGCAACAACTCAGGATGATTCCTTTTTTATAAAAGGACTGGGATTTGATGTTGACGCAATAAGAAATCCGCTAACCAATGGAGGGAGTTTATGGTCAGGTGAAAAAATGATACTTCTTCCTTACCTAATAAACGAAGAATTTACTAGGACGCGAATAATTAATGCTGTTGCTCCCCCAAATGATTCAAGGAAAGTCGGCTTTGTATCCTTGGTACCAAGCTTTCAAAAATCAGATCATTATAGAGATTTGGGAGCAAAAGTAGCATCCACAAAATCAATTTTTGAAGACGTAAAACTGCTTAAAAGTGGAAGTGCTCGAGAAACATTAGTTATTGCTAATAGGTATGATGGAATAGATCTCCCTGATGACGCGTGTCGGCTATTAATTATTGACTCATTGCCTATCTCGACTTCGTTACTGGATAGATATGAGGAAATGTGCCGGGTGAATAGCGAATTGATTAATATAAAGGTTGCACAAAAAATAGAACAGGGGTTGGGAAGAAGTGTTAGAGGTGAAAAGGATTTTAGCGTAATTCTACTAATTGGTCCTGATTTAGTAAAGTTCGTTAGAACTTCTCGTACAAGTAAATTATTCTCAACCCAGACACGTAAACAGATCGAGATAGGACTGGAAATTTCAGATGAGGCAAGTAAAGAATTTGATGAGAACAATATGATGAAAGTTGTAAACGACCTTATCAAACAATGTCTTTCAAGAGACGAGGGTTGGAAGGAGTTCTATATAGAGGAAATGAATAAAATTAAAACCGATCCACCTAAAGAAAACTTGTATCACATATTGAAACTGGAGAGAGATGCCGAATTCGCCTTCTATATGAAAAGACCAGATAAGGCCTGTGAAATTATGCAAAAAATAGTGGATAATTTCTCCGATAACGATCAACGAGAAGAGCGAGGTTGGTACCTTCAGCAACTGGCCCGTTATAAATACTTCGTATCGAAAACCGATTCAGCAAAACTACAAGAATCTGCATTTTCGAACAATACAAGTCTCATGAAACCTCTAAATGGAATAGCCTATAAAAAAATGGAGTATATCAGTGGTGAGAGGCTAAAAAGAATTAAAGACTGGTTTAAACAATATGTTTCATACGAAGAAGTGTCACTAGCGGTCCAGAATATTTTAGATAATTTCTCCTTTGGCCAACCGGCAGAAGTTTTCGAGCGAGCACTAGATGAATTAGGCAAAATGCTAGGATTTGTATGTCAAAGACCGGATCAGACAATAGGAAAAGGACCGGATAATTTATGGGGAGGTGTCATGGACAAATTCATCCTTTTTGAATGCAAGAGTGAAGTAAAAGCTGAAAGAGAATCAATCACAAAACATGAAGCGGGTCAAATGAATAGTCATTGCGGATGGTTCAAAAAAGAGTATGGAGATGAAGTACAAGTAACCAATATTATGGTAATCGATACAAAAGATTTATCATACTATGGAGATTTCACACATCCTGTTGTAATTATGCGTAAGGGCATGCTCAATAAATTTAAGCGTAACATAAAATCTTATATTTTAGAATTTCACAAATACAGTATTCACGAATTGGATGATGATACAATTCAAGGTTTCCTAATGCATCATCAATTGCTACCAGATAATATGGTTTCATATACTGAAAAATTCAAGCACCTTAGCAGCAATCCCCGGTAATAGATTCGCCGTCAAAATCTATCTTATAGTACTAACCCCATAATAACTAATAACAATTGGTTCGAAAGCGCTCCGCTACTGGGCACGTAATGGCTCTGTAATCAATTGATTTACAGGGCCATTTTTAATTTATGCTTGTCAATATTTCACAGGTTTTAACCCTTTCTACCACTATTATTGACAGTCAATTGACAAGCAGAAATTCTCTTACTTCACAACAGATTCGCGTCCTAAGTGGTCAACCGGGAAATTACAGTAAGGTTCCGGTAGACAGCATCTTCGGCATGTAAGTCTGAGGGTTTATGTTTGCGTTGTTTAAATATGCCCTGTATGCAACCAACCAATAATTCCACGATACGTTCATTTACAATATCGGAGAAGAAGAATATCGCGATGCAATGGAGCCAATCAAACGTAAAGATGCAAGTGTTTTGTGATAATCATGGAATCACGGTCTCCATGCTCAAGAACTGGAGGAAGCAGTTTGCCACTCCTGCAAAAGTTCCCAGACGAAAACATTTCATTCAGCTGACACCTTCTAAGGCGAGTATACCAGATATTGCACTTCCATTCGCGGAGATGGTATCTTTATCAGGTAACAGGATAATTTTTCATTCGGCGGTCAACACAGACATGCTAAAAGAGCTACTAAACAGTAAATAAATGCTGGCACTCTCATCCTCATGCAGGTATTTTCTGTATACTCAGCCAATCATGATAAGTAGTAGCTTTTACAAACTGGCGGCTATTGTCAATCAACAGATGCATTTGGATCCTTTAACCGGGGATGTCTATATTTTCTTTAACCGCAGAGCTACACATATCAAGCTACTTCAATGGCAGCAAGATGGATTTGCGATTTATTACAAGCGGCTTGAGAAGGGAACATTTGAGATTCCTAAACCAGGTGGGGTACAACCCTCGCTTACTTCTACACAATTGATGCTTATTCTGCAAGGCATTCAGATGGATAAAATCCAGTACCGCAGGAGGTATTTTCGACAATCTGCCGATCATTAACATCGCGCTAACAAATAATCGATTTCCATTTGATAACATTGCAATTGCAATGAGTACGTCAGCAAAAGATAATGATTACAAACAGCTCTATGAGTCTGCCATCAACAAGGTTGAGCAGCTGCAGCATGAATTGAATCAGCTCAAGAAGATGATTTTCGGAGTTCGCCAGGAGCGATTTATTCCCGCAGATAAGAATCAACTGGCACTCGATATTCCAACAGAACAATCTGCTGCTGTTTGCAACGTGTTAGATGCAAAGAAGGTGACTTATGTGAAAGTTGTAAAACAAGATGCGACTCAGAGGAGAGATAGCAGTCATACCATACCATCTCACTTACGAAGAGAAGATGTAATTATAGATCCAGACCATATACCAGCTGGTAGTAAACATATTGGCACCACTGAAACTGAAGTGCTGGAATACAAACCCGCCGAAATTTATGTAGTCCGTTACATCCGTAACAAGTACCTTCTCCCATCTGCGGATGAGACGTCGTCAAAAATCATTGTTGGAACTTTACCAACATTACCGGTTACAAAATCGATGATGGGGCCAGGCTTACTGGCTCAACTGGTTGTTGAGAAGATCTGCGATCATCTCCCCGTGCATCGCCAGCAACAACGTCTGGAAAGAGATGGTATAAAGCTACCATACTCAACGCTGAGTGATGGTTTTGCTAAGACAGCTGCGTTAATTACTCCTATTTACAGAGCGCTGGTAACAGAAGTACTCAACGCTGACTATTTGCAGGCTGATGAGACATCGGTACCAGTGCTCGACAAGGATAAGAAAGGGAGCACTCATCGGGGGTATTACTGGCTCTATCAGGATAGTATTAACAAGCTGCTTGTCTTTGATTATCAACCCGGGCGTGGCCGGGAAGGACCCGCAGAAATGCTGAAAGATTTTTATGGTACGCTGCAAACAGACGCCTACTCTGCATATAATAGCATCGTTGATACCAATAATATAACATTGATCCACTGTCTTGCTCATGCAAGAAGGTACTTCTCTGACGCTATTTACAGCGACCGGGAAAGAGCAGAATATGTATTGGAACAGTTACAGCTCGTCTATCAGATTGAACGCGATAGCAGGGCGTTAAATCACGACAATGAAAAACGAGCAGCTTCAAGACAGAAGCAATCCTTACCTATACTGAAGAAATTAGGAAGCTGGATGGAAGACCAATACAAGCAGGTACTTCCACAAAGCCCGATAGGAAAAGCCCTTGCCTATAGTATAAAAC
The DNA window shown above is from Chitinophaga agri and carries:
- the tnpC gene encoding IS66 family transposase; its protein translation is MSTSAKDNDYKQLYESAINKVEQLQHELNQLKKMIFGVRQERFIPADKNQLALDIPTEQSAAVCNVLDAKKVTYVKVVKQDATQRRDSSHTIPSHLRREDVIIDPDHIPAGSKHIGTTETEVLEYKPAEIYVVRYIRNKYLLPSADETSSKIIVGTLPTLPVTKSMMGPGLLAQLVVEKICDHLPVHRQQQRLERDGIKLPYSTLSDGFAKTAALITPIYRALVTEVLNADYLQADETSVPVLDKDKKGSTHRGYYWLYQDSINKLLVFDYQPGRGREGPAEMLKDFYGTLQTDAYSAYNSIVDTNNITLIHCLAHARRYFSDAIYSDRERAEYVLEQLQLVYQIERDSRALNHDNEKRAASRQKQSLPILKKLGSWMEDQYKQVLPQSPIGKALAYSIKRWDKLCAFVYDGKLHPDNNAAERSIRATVIGRKNYLFAGSHESAKRIAMLYSLIGTCKLHNINPSLWLKDVLTVINDHPINRIKELLPHIWITKQK